The following coding sequences lie in one Sedimentibacter sp. MB35-C1 genomic window:
- a CDS encoding sigma-54-dependent Fis family transcriptional regulator, giving the protein MLNDPAVINTIQHVAKSIAAILNVEIMIMDNKLNKLGGTVNNEKNYYISNIYKYIMKTGDEVIVDNPGFHYLCENCKNYKHCPQKAEFDFPIKIGNEIIGILSIVGYTEEHKRIMLSRKNDYIKFLEVMCQMISTKAMEVSISKKLKISAIQMTHIFNSINEGIIGTDENGNITHFSKTAEKIFKANKDSIIGKKINCIFPNIEINDKGHFPKYDKREVKALLGNGNELICYISTNTLEDKDGRIIGGIITISNSKDIQKIVSNIIDNKSVHFCDIIGESGTICNAKQKAEISAKGYSTIMIRGESGTGKELFARAIHSLSPMADGPFIAINCAAIPETLLESELFGYDNGAFTGAKKGGKPGKFELADGGTLFLDEIGDMPIYLQSKILRVLQDKKVQRVGGVSEVPVNVRIISATNRNLEELVSEKRFRDDLYYRLNVIPIMIPSIRDRKDDIPLLTDYLLNKYNGIFNKDIKEIDYKVQCIFEAYDWPGNVRELENVIEYAMNMEKSNIITEASIPKNIITPCNKKEDKSLDNIVKEFEKKVISERAREYGTSKEDRKKLAEDLNIGIATLYRKLKQYDI; this is encoded by the coding sequence ATGCTGAATGATCCGGCTGTCATAAATACCATACAACATGTTGCAAAGTCAATAGCTGCTATTTTAAATGTTGAGATTATGATAATGGACAATAAATTAAATAAGCTTGGCGGTACTGTTAATAACGAAAAGAACTATTATATTAGCAACATCTATAAATATATTATGAAAACCGGAGACGAAGTAATAGTAGATAATCCCGGGTTTCATTATTTGTGTGAGAATTGTAAAAATTATAAACACTGCCCTCAAAAAGCAGAGTTTGACTTTCCGATAAAAATCGGCAACGAAATAATAGGAATTTTAAGTATAGTCGGATATACGGAGGAGCATAAAAGAATAATGCTGTCCAGAAAAAATGATTATATAAAATTTCTTGAGGTAATGTGTCAAATGATTTCTACAAAGGCAATGGAAGTCTCTATTTCTAAAAAATTAAAAATTTCAGCAATTCAGATGACCCATATATTCAATTCTATAAACGAAGGAATTATAGGAACGGATGAAAATGGAAATATAACTCATTTCAGTAAAACTGCAGAGAAAATATTTAAAGCCAATAAGGATAGTATTATAGGCAAAAAAATCAATTGTATCTTCCCAAATATTGAAATTAACGATAAAGGACATTTCCCTAAATATGATAAAAGAGAGGTCAAAGCATTGCTTGGCAATGGAAATGAGCTGATTTGTTACATTTCTACAAATACCCTGGAAGACAAAGACGGAAGAATAATTGGCGGTATTATAACTATTTCTAATTCAAAAGATATTCAAAAGATAGTAAGCAATATTATTGATAATAAAAGTGTGCATTTTTGCGATATTATAGGCGAAAGCGGAACTATTTGCAATGCTAAACAGAAAGCTGAAATTTCGGCAAAGGGGTATTCCACTATTATGATAAGGGGGGAAAGCGGAACAGGTAAAGAGCTTTTTGCAAGAGCAATACACAGCTTGAGCCCAATGGCTGATGGACCGTTTATAGCTATAAATTGTGCGGCTATTCCCGAGACGTTGCTGGAAAGTGAATTATTCGGATATGATAACGGGGCTTTCACAGGCGCTAAAAAGGGAGGTAAGCCTGGTAAGTTCGAATTGGCTGATGGAGGAACATTATTTCTGGATGAAATAGGTGACATGCCCATTTACCTGCAGTCTAAAATATTGCGTGTTTTACAGGATAAAAAGGTACAAAGAGTCGGAGGAGTATCGGAAGTACCTGTAAATGTCAGAATTATATCTGCTACAAACAGAAATTTGGAGGAGCTGGTCTCAGAAAAAAGGTTCAGAGATGACTTGTATTATCGACTTAACGTAATTCCGATTATGATACCCTCCATAAGAGACCGCAAGGATGACATTCCATTATTGACTGATTATCTTTTGAATAAATACAATGGTATTTTCAATAAAGACATTAAGGAGATAGATTATAAAGTGCAGTGCATATTTGAGGCGTATGATTGGCCGGGTAATGTCCGAGAGCTTGAAAATGTTATTGAATATGCTATGAATATGGAAAAAAGCAATATTATAACAGAAGCAAGTATACCTAAAAATATAATTACTCCATGCAATAAAAAAGAAGATAAATCTTTGGATAACATAGTGAAAGAATTTGAAAAGAAAGTTATCAGCGAAAGAGCGAGAGAATACGGAACCAGCAAAGAAGACAGGAAAAAATTAGCTGAGGATCTCAATATTGGTATAGCAACATTGTATAGAAAATTAAAGCAGTACGATATATGA
- a CDS encoding aspartate aminotransferase family protein yields the protein MSSHTENDIITKVTDKTYSIIDRENKIMSYTTRVPYYPLIVERAKGAKVVDIEGNEFIDFLSSAAVINVGHNHPKVVKAVNDQVNKFIHYTPAYMYHKPHIELAEKLAEITPGNFEKRVAYGLSGSSSVDGAIKAARCFTKRKKIISFLRSYHGTTFGALSVSGYGTEMRRGMEPMVPEVEFIPYPDCYRCLNNKKRTDCNLACLKYFENMLETVVPPEEVAAIIFEPMQGDAGIIVPPQEYYDKLIGICKRYGILVIADEVQTGFGRTGKMFACEHFGIEPDIIVMGKAIASGMPLSAIVARKEIFESWGAPVHFFNTAGNAVSCSASIATIDVINDEKLLDNANTQGDYIISRFRALMEKYNCIGDVRGTGMFIGVDIVKDRNTKERDVNKTAKICWRCWEKGLILAFFSGSVLRVEPPLCLSREEAEKAMDIIEKAIAEVEEGLVPDEVLEQIKGW from the coding sequence TTGAGCAGTCATACCGAAAACGACATAATAACAAAAGTAACTGACAAAACTTATTCAATAATTGATAGGGAAAATAAAATAATGTCATACACAACAAGGGTTCCATACTATCCCTTAATAGTAGAAAGGGCAAAAGGAGCCAAGGTTGTTGATATTGAAGGAAATGAATTTATTGATTTTCTTTCAAGTGCAGCGGTAATTAATGTGGGACACAATCACCCTAAGGTGGTTAAAGCAGTGAATGATCAAGTCAACAAGTTTATTCATTATACACCTGCGTATATGTATCATAAACCGCATATAGAATTAGCGGAGAAACTTGCAGAAATTACTCCCGGCAATTTTGAAAAGAGAGTGGCTTATGGATTGTCTGGATCATCATCTGTAGATGGTGCAATCAAAGCTGCAAGATGTTTTACAAAAAGAAAAAAAATAATTTCCTTCCTAAGATCCTATCATGGTACAACATTTGGAGCTTTAAGTGTTTCCGGATATGGCACTGAAATGAGACGCGGAATGGAACCGATGGTTCCGGAAGTGGAGTTTATACCTTATCCTGATTGCTACAGGTGTTTGAATAACAAAAAAAGAACTGACTGCAATTTAGCATGTTTGAAATATTTTGAAAATATGCTTGAAACAGTGGTTCCGCCTGAAGAAGTGGCTGCAATCATATTTGAACCTATGCAAGGGGATGCGGGTATAATTGTGCCTCCGCAGGAGTATTATGACAAACTGATAGGTATATGTAAGCGTTATGGAATTTTAGTAATTGCGGATGAAGTACAAACAGGTTTTGGAAGAACAGGAAAGATGTTTGCTTGCGAGCATTTTGGTATAGAGCCTGATATTATAGTTATGGGAAAAGCCATAGCATCGGGAATGCCGTTAAGTGCAATAGTTGCAAGAAAAGAAATTTTTGAAAGTTGGGGTGCTCCGGTTCATTTCTTTAATACGGCCGGAAATGCTGTATCATGCAGTGCATCCATAGCTACAATTGATGTAATTAATGATGAAAAATTACTTGATAATGCTAATACACAAGGGGATTATATAATTAGCAGATTCAGGGCATTGATGGAAAAGTATAATTGTATCGGAGATGTCCGCGGTACAGGTATGTTTATAGGAGTAGACATAGTTAAGGATAGAAATACAAAAGAACGTGATGTTAACAAAACAGCTAAGATTTGTTGGAGATGCTGGGAAAAAGGCCTTATATTGGCATTTTTCAGCGGTTCGGTTCTAAGGGTTGAACCTCCATTGTGCTTAAGTCGTGAAGAGGCTGAAAAAGCAATGGATATTATTGAAAAGGCAATTGCTGAAGTAGAAGAAGGACTTGTACCGGACGAAGTATTGGAACAAATTAAGGGCTGGTAA
- a CDS encoding sodium:alanine symporter family protein translates to MLQQIMDSINGILWSNALILLALLSGLYYTIRTKGAQFRYIKLMTHYMFEKNDSNVGRSAFQSFALTMSTRVGTGNIAGVASAISIGGPGAIFWMWASAILGAGTTIIECTLAQIYKSTDGDEYRGGPQYFIDKGLGIKWYAMLFAVCSIFALGFCTPGMQSNAIADAMYVAFGTNKLMLGVIVAILASLIIFGGIKRISKFAELIAPVMAIIYLCISIVMIVAHFTEIPAVFALIFKSAFGTDAVFGGIVGNAVMMGVKRGIYSNEAGMGTASQAAATAKVSHPAKSGLVQAMSVYIDSIFVCTSTALVIIFTGMYNVDGIVENLPGIQAGPGYVQNAIDTFIPGFGSVFVALAMLFFAFTTILGNYYAAETGAAYVCKASKKINQKYLLTALRIATLAAILIFCSKPSVLAWAMADVGMGVMSWLNLIALLLLSNTAIKVFKDFEEQYKLNKEIVFNPEKLGIKNTEVWEKESK, encoded by the coding sequence ATGCTACAACAGATAATGGATAGTATTAACGGAATACTATGGAGTAACGCACTAATATTATTAGCTTTATTGTCAGGACTTTATTACACAATAAGGACTAAAGGAGCACAGTTTAGATATATAAAACTTATGACACATTATATGTTTGAAAAAAATGATTCCAATGTCGGAAGAAGTGCTTTCCAATCATTTGCATTAACAATGTCAACAAGAGTTGGTACAGGAAATATAGCAGGAGTTGCTTCTGCAATTTCAATTGGAGGACCTGGAGCAATATTTTGGATGTGGGCTTCCGCAATTTTAGGAGCAGGTACTACAATAATAGAATGTACACTGGCTCAAATATACAAAAGCACAGATGGAGATGAATATAGAGGAGGTCCTCAATATTTTATCGACAAAGGTTTAGGAATTAAATGGTATGCAATGTTATTTGCTGTTTGCTCAATATTTGCACTTGGTTTCTGTACTCCTGGAATGCAGTCTAATGCCATTGCTGATGCAATGTATGTTGCATTTGGAACAAATAAATTAATGCTTGGAGTAATAGTTGCAATATTAGCATCATTGATTATATTCGGTGGAATAAAAAGAATAAGTAAATTTGCAGAGCTTATTGCTCCTGTAATGGCTATAATATATTTATGTATTTCTATTGTAATGATTGTAGCACATTTCACTGAAATCCCTGCAGTATTTGCTTTAATATTCAAAAGTGCATTTGGAACTGACGCTGTATTTGGAGGAATTGTAGGAAATGCAGTAATGATGGGAGTTAAGAGAGGTATCTACTCAAACGAAGCTGGTATGGGTACTGCATCTCAGGCTGCTGCTACTGCAAAGGTAAGCCACCCTGCAAAATCAGGATTAGTTCAGGCTATGTCTGTATATATAGATTCAATTTTCGTTTGTACTTCAACAGCTTTGGTTATTATATTCACAGGTATGTACAATGTAGATGGTATAGTTGAAAACCTTCCTGGAATTCAAGCCGGACCTGGATATGTACAAAATGCCATAGATACTTTTATTCCTGGCTTTGGTTCTGTATTTGTAGCATTGGCTATGTTGTTCTTCGCTTTTACTACAATCTTAGGAAACTACTATGCTGCTGAAACAGGCGCTGCTTATGTATGCAAAGCATCTAAGAAAATAAATCAGAAATATTTATTAACAGCTTTAAGAATTGCAACTTTAGCAGCAATTTTAATATTCTGTTCAAAACCATCAGTGCTTGCATGGGCAATGGCAGATGTAGGAATGGGCGTTATGTCATGGCTAAACTTAATAGCATTGCTTCTCTTAAGCAACACTGCTATTAAAGTATTTAAAGATTTCGAAGAACAGTATAAACTTAATAAAGAAATAGTATTCAATCCTGAAAAATTAGGAATAAAGAATACTGAAGTTTGGGAAAAAGAGTCTAAATAA
- the ortA gene encoding 2-amino-4-oxopentanoate thiolase subunit OrtA: MIKKGEWVLIHRNVLEPSQRAPQAPEDTKKVPLEMWVKGYLQEDANIGDEVTVVTRTKRTEKGTLLEANPYYKHDFGTFVPELMKISDQVKDILFGGADNE, from the coding sequence ATGATTAAAAAAGGCGAATGGGTTTTAATACACAGAAATGTATTAGAACCGTCTCAAAGAGCTCCACAAGCACCTGAAGATACTAAAAAAGTACCTTTGGAAATGTGGGTAAAAGGATACTTACAGGAAGATGCAAATATTGGAGATGAAGTTACAGTAGTAACTAGAACTAAAAGAACTGAAAAAGGAACTTTGCTGGAAGCAAATCCGTACTATAAACATGACTTTGGCACATTTGTTCCTGAGTTAATGAAAATCAGCGATCAAGTGAAAGATATTTTATTTGGAGGTGCTGACAATGAGTAA
- the ortB gene encoding 2-amino-4-oxopentanoate thiolase subunit OrtB: MSKDMSYSAVMSRRPEIMKKAAGLDFAEFESGSIAFDYERMMKEAGFTIEEIQKIQSEHGVGNTPIIELRNLTALARKAAPEGKGARIFIKDEASNASGSFKARRASTAVYQAWKLGYKGVVSATSGNYGAAVASQAAMYGLKCIVVQECYDSKGIGQPEIIEKARKCEALGAEVVQLTVGPELFYTFLAILEETGYFNASLYTPYAIAGIETLGYEISMQFREKYGKDPDVVVCTNAGGGNLTGTARGLEKAGAKSKIVAASVELSGLHMASDSQFNKKSFTTGHTGFGIPFTTWPDRSDVPRSAARSLRYLDRYVTVRQGEVFYITETLASLEGLEKGPAGNTALTAAFSLAQELDQDQMIVVQETEYTGAGKHVQPQLAFARENGIEVKFGDPKDEVPGKNIILPSHPSLIKANDADVEHMRRSLIKNALKNYDVVPNDADIKFLAEETNTNVDFVKAAIKELKAK; this comes from the coding sequence ATGAGTAAGGATATGAGCTATTCAGCAGTAATGAGCAGAAGACCTGAAATAATGAAAAAGGCTGCCGGCTTGGATTTCGCAGAATTTGAAAGTGGTTCAATTGCATTCGACTATGAAAGAATGATGAAAGAAGCAGGATTTACAATAGAAGAAATTCAGAAAATTCAATCAGAACATGGAGTAGGAAATACACCTATTATAGAACTTAGAAATCTGACAGCATTAGCAAGAAAAGCTGCTCCTGAAGGAAAAGGCGCAAGAATATTCATAAAAGATGAAGCATCAAATGCATCCGGCAGCTTTAAAGCAAGAAGAGCATCTACAGCAGTATACCAGGCATGGAAACTTGGATATAAAGGTGTTGTTTCAGCAACAAGCGGTAACTATGGTGCAGCAGTTGCATCACAGGCTGCAATGTATGGACTGAAATGTATAGTAGTTCAGGAGTGCTATGATTCTAAAGGAATTGGACAGCCTGAAATAATTGAAAAAGCAAGAAAATGTGAAGCACTGGGAGCAGAAGTAGTACAACTTACTGTAGGCCCTGAGCTATTCTACACATTCTTGGCTATACTTGAAGAAACAGGATATTTCAATGCATCACTTTATACACCATATGCAATAGCAGGTATTGAAACATTAGGATATGAAATATCAATGCAGTTCAGAGAAAAATACGGCAAGGATCCAGATGTAGTAGTTTGCACAAATGCCGGCGGTGGAAACCTGACTGGTACTGCAAGAGGATTGGAAAAAGCAGGTGCAAAATCAAAAATAGTTGCTGCAAGTGTTGAATTGTCAGGATTGCACATGGCTTCTGACAGCCAATTCAACAAAAAATCATTTACAACAGGTCACACAGGCTTTGGAATTCCTTTCACAACATGGCCGGATAGATCAGATGTTCCTAGATCTGCAGCAAGATCATTGAGATATTTGGACAGATATGTAACTGTTCGCCAAGGAGAAGTGTTCTATATTACAGAAACACTTGCAAGCCTTGAAGGACTGGAAAAAGGACCTGCAGGAAATACAGCATTAACAGCTGCATTCTCTCTGGCACAGGAATTAGATCAGGATCAGATGATAGTTGTACAGGAAACTGAATACACAGGAGCTGGAAAGCACGTTCAGCCACAGCTTGCATTTGCCAGAGAAAACGGAATAGAAGTAAAATTCGGAGATCCTAAAGATGAAGTTCCGGGCAAAAATATAATATTGCCATCACATCCATCATTGATTAAAGCAAATGATGCAGACGTTGAACACATGAGAAGATCTCTTATCAAAAATGCTTTGAAAAACTATGATGTTGTACCAAATGATGCAGATATAAAATTCTTAGCAGAAGAAACAAACACTAATGTTGATTTTGTAAAAGCTGCAATTAAAGAATTAAAAGCAAAATAG
- a CDS encoding DMT family transporter, with product MIQSHLGEISALITAVLWTFTAVCFELAGKKAGALTVNYIRLILAFVFISLFTSFSRGMLLPLDASSEAWIWLSISGVVGFVVGDLFLFMSFLEIGSRISLLIMASVPPITALLGFITMREIISLSDFIGMMITIAGIATVIIVRNPEDGNFKFSRSAKGIIYAFIGAMGQALGLILSKLGMGDYSPIAATQIRILAGLIGFTVVFLFMKKWDRLKEAVKDKEIVKYLVIGSFFGPFLGVSFNLLAIQYTTTGVASTITSITPVLIIPLSIYVLKEKVSPKEIMGAVISVIGVSVLFVI from the coding sequence ATGATTCAATCACATTTGGGTGAAATATCGGCACTAATTACTGCGGTACTCTGGACTTTCACAGCGGTATGCTTTGAGCTGGCAGGCAAAAAAGCAGGGGCGCTTACTGTGAATTATATAAGGTTAATTTTAGCGTTTGTATTCATAAGTCTGTTCACATCTTTTTCCAGAGGAATGCTTCTGCCGCTGGATGCATCTTCGGAAGCATGGATATGGTTAAGCATATCCGGAGTGGTAGGTTTTGTTGTAGGGGATTTGTTTTTATTTATGTCATTTTTAGAAATCGGTTCCAGGATATCTTTGCTGATTATGGCGTCAGTTCCGCCAATAACTGCTCTGCTGGGATTTATAACTATGAGAGAAATAATATCTCTTTCGGATTTTATAGGTATGATGATTACGATTGCAGGAATTGCTACAGTAATAATTGTCAGAAATCCCGAAGACGGTAATTTCAAATTTTCTCGCTCTGCTAAAGGGATAATATACGCTTTTATCGGAGCTATGGGGCAGGCGCTGGGATTAATACTCAGCAAGTTAGGTATGGGCGATTACAGCCCTATTGCTGCCACACAGATACGCATACTGGCAGGTCTGATAGGGTTTACCGTTGTATTTTTATTTATGAAAAAATGGGACAGGCTGAAGGAAGCCGTAAAAGATAAAGAAATAGTAAAGTACTTAGTCATAGGTTCATTTTTTGGGCCTTTTCTTGGAGTGTCTTTCAATCTTTTGGCAATACAGTATACAACCACCGGTGTCGCATCAACCATAACCTCAATTACTCCTGTTCTTATTATCCCGCTGTCAATTTATGTTTTAAAGGAGAAAGTATCACCTAAGGAGATTATGGGTGCGGTTATATCTGTTATAGGCGTTTCCGTCCTATTTGTGATTTGA
- a CDS encoding HD-GYP domain-containing protein yields the protein MYITKEHLKSGMILARDIILNERNLSYVLLTRGQPLNARYINKILFHDITGVFIENDAFDDMVFEQEIDRRLESKALTAIRSLHYELERNDKSLSFNSIDQFSVIIDDLISDILSKRKLTDNILEFKNHDEYTYQHCLNVANLSITTGIAMGLKGRSLHTLGMAALLHDIGKTAIPTEILNKPGALTAEEFELMKTHPIVAVDILKNYVSEDILVGIKFHHERADGSGYPYGRTNDNIPLYSKIISISDVYHALNSERSYRKMCFPNEIMEYLMGNAGSHFDYDVLKVFLKNVVAFPVGTFVKLSNGKLGVVIKNYIENNMRPKIRVVNPDNTVGEDIDLLNDYQYMNVTVVDMGYKYVDIDFGKIKKAKTPPKK from the coding sequence ATGTATATTACCAAAGAGCATCTTAAATCCGGAATGATACTTGCCAGGGACATAATTCTTAATGAAAGAAATCTAAGTTATGTACTTCTGACAAGAGGCCAGCCGCTAAATGCCAGATATATAAACAAAATACTGTTTCATGATATTACGGGTGTGTTTATTGAAAACGATGCCTTTGACGATATGGTTTTTGAGCAGGAAATTGATCGAAGGCTTGAATCAAAAGCTTTGACAGCCATACGATCCTTACATTATGAACTCGAAAGAAATGACAAATCTCTATCCTTCAATTCAATTGACCAATTTTCTGTAATTATTGACGATCTTATATCAGACATTCTGTCAAAAAGAAAACTGACAGATAATATATTGGAATTTAAGAACCACGATGAATACACTTATCAGCATTGCTTAAACGTTGCCAATCTTAGTATAACAACAGGTATAGCAATGGGACTGAAAGGCAGATCCCTCCATACATTAGGTATGGCTGCATTGCTTCATGACATAGGAAAAACAGCAATACCCACAGAAATATTAAATAAACCCGGTGCCCTGACCGCTGAAGAATTTGAATTAATGAAGACCCATCCTATTGTTGCGGTTGATATTTTAAAAAACTATGTATCTGAAGATATTCTTGTGGGAATTAAATTTCATCATGAGAGAGCGGATGGCAGCGGATATCCTTATGGCAGAACAAATGACAATATCCCTTTGTACAGCAAAATAATATCCATTTCTGACGTATATCATGCATTAAATTCTGAGCGTTCATACAGGAAAATGTGCTTTCCTAACGAAATAATGGAATACCTTATGGGAAATGCCGGATCTCATTTTGATTATGATGTTCTTAAGGTGTTTTTAAAAAACGTAGTTGCTTTTCCTGTGGGAACATTTGTAAAGCTCAGCAACGGCAAGCTCGGTGTCGTAATTAAAAACTATATTGAAAATAACATGAGACCTAAAATTAGAGTTGTAAATCCGGATAACACCGTAGGTGAGGATATAGACCTGTTGAATGACTATCAATACATGAACGTGACAGTAGTGGATATGGGATATAAGTATGTGGACATCGATTTTGGGAAAATAAAAAAAGCAAAAACCCCTCCTAAAAAATAA
- a CDS encoding FMN-binding protein, with protein MKKLSLLLVVALMIFSFAGCAKEEPAATEEAKTLTGTAKGFGGDVTVTVTVSGDDITAVDAVGDSETQGIGSNAIEQLPALIVEADSTEVEAVSGATVTSDAIKEAVNNALAEK; from the coding sequence ATGAAAAAACTATCTTTACTTTTAGTTGTGGCATTGATGATATTCAGCTTTGCCGGATGTGCAAAAGAAGAACCAGCTGCAACAGAAGAAGCAAAAACATTAACAGGTACTGCTAAAGGATTTGGCGGAGATGTTACAGTTACAGTAACAGTTAGCGGAGATGATATAACTGCTGTTGACGCAGTAGGCGACAGTGAAACTCAAGGCATTGGCTCAAATGCTATTGAGCAATTACCAGCTCTAATAGTTGAAGCTGATTCAACAGAAGTTGAAGCTGTTTCAGGAGCTACTGTAACAAGCGATGCTATAAAAGAAGCTGTAAATAACGCTTTAGCAGAAAAATAA
- a CDS encoding methyl-accepting chemotaxis protein — protein MLKIRQLNFGAQKKNKRKSITKEILRISVIILILTIAVISTYTLYNLNSMVLQVSFEKAETSSKLVEAEFKTMKKTIEEYIREAAKSQELIVSVKNRSTSSIKTYIDDLKKNSSSISNITVADANGKIIASTDSSINAGKDISGIPIIKAAMGGNYGSDIGKSVSDYFSVNVVYPIYSDSNILGVITADYDIEQAEFINDMKSNINNEITIFENDSRVNTTIAEDGKRIIGTKLESDISDIVIKNKQTYKGKHEVLGKTYAAVYKPILSFDGSVAGVLFTGNDNAALEKMLLYEILLIAALALISSAVSIFVLKRYFKLRVSAPLNSVVNAAKAIETGEISEDVLNRLELITTNDELGSLARSMEVAVNSIKQLEENINGYEKAFAGHDLTYTSDSSNQSGIYLSIVKIVDKLFSELRNILVEISQASDGINAGAEHVASAAQMLAQGSTEQASSTQEIAAAISDISEQVKTEAANAQNAGELAGATNNEAVKNSTYMNEMMQSMEDISLTSQEIGKIIKTIDDIAFQTNILALNAAVEAARAGIAGKGFAVVADEVRNLASKSAEAAKNTTILIESSAAAVNKGYQIATETENSLNTVVEKTSSTSSLMLEIAEASQMQSDHINQLNIGVDQISSVVQANSATAEEIAASSEELSGQANSLMEMVGKYKFY, from the coding sequence GTGTTAAAAATCAGACAGTTAAATTTTGGAGCACAAAAGAAAAACAAAAGAAAAAGCATTACGAAAGAAATACTGAGAATAAGCGTAATAATACTTATTTTAACAATCGCCGTTATATCTACATATACATTGTACAACCTGAATAGTATGGTTTTGCAGGTTTCATTTGAAAAAGCCGAAACATCATCTAAACTAGTTGAGGCAGAATTCAAAACAATGAAAAAAACGATAGAAGAATATATAAGAGAAGCGGCAAAAAGCCAAGAACTGATAGTTTCAGTCAAAAATAGAAGCACATCTTCAATAAAAACCTACATAGATGATTTGAAAAAAAATTCGTCAAGCATAAGCAACATTACCGTTGCTGACGCAAACGGTAAAATTATTGCAAGTACCGACAGCAGCATCAATGCAGGAAAAGATATTTCAGGCATACCTATAATAAAAGCAGCCATGGGAGGAAATTACGGATCCGATATAGGAAAAAGCGTATCTGATTACTTTTCGGTAAATGTCGTTTATCCAATTTACAGCGACAGCAATATTTTAGGTGTAATAACAGCGGATTATGATATTGAACAAGCAGAGTTTATAAATGATATGAAATCCAATATCAACAATGAAATAACAATATTTGAAAATGACTCAAGAGTTAATACAACCATTGCAGAGGATGGCAAAAGGATAATCGGTACAAAACTAGAATCAGACATTTCCGATATTGTTATAAAAAACAAGCAAACATACAAAGGAAAACATGAGGTTCTGGGAAAAACATACGCAGCAGTCTATAAACCAATCCTGTCTTTTGACGGAAGCGTCGCAGGAGTTTTATTTACAGGAAACGACAATGCGGCTTTGGAGAAAATGCTGCTTTATGAGATACTTCTCATAGCTGCCTTGGCTCTTATATCATCTGCAGTCAGTATCTTTGTATTGAAAAGATACTTCAAATTGAGGGTAAGCGCTCCGTTAAACAGTGTAGTGAATGCCGCAAAGGCAATTGAAACAGGTGAAATCAGCGAAGATGTACTTAACCGCCTGGAGCTTATAACAACAAATGATGAACTTGGTTCACTTGCACGCTCTATGGAGGTTGCCGTCAATTCCATAAAGCAGCTTGAAGAAAATATCAACGGATACGAAAAAGCATTTGCGGGGCATGATTTGACATACACCTCAGATTCATCCAATCAAAGCGGAATATATTTATCAATAGTTAAAATTGTAGACAAACTGTTTTCTGAGCTTCGCAACATACTTGTTGAAATAAGCCAGGCTTCAGATGGAATAAATGCCGGTGCAGAACATGTTGCATCTGCTGCCCAAATGCTTGCCCAAGGCTCCACAGAACAGGCAAGCTCAACACAGGAAATAGCCGCTGCCATTTCAGATATATCCGAGCAGGTAAAAACCGAAGCTGCCAATGCTCAAAATGCCGGCGAGCTGGCAGGAGCAACAAATAATGAAGCAGTTAAAAACAGTACTTATATGAATGAAATGATGCAGTCAATGGAAGATATTTCTCTTACATCGCAAGAAATAGGAAAGATCATAAAAACAATTGACGACATTGCTTTCCAAACAAATATATTGGCTCTGAATGCCGCTGTTGAAGCAGCAAGAGCAGGGATTGCAGGCAAGGGATTTGCGGTTGTAGCTGATGAAGTCAGAAACCTTGCATCAAAAAGTGCGGAAGCAGCTAAAAATACAACCATTCTTATAGAAAGCTCTGCCGCCGCCGTAAACAAAGGCTATCAGATTGCAACCGAAACAGAAAATTCTTTGAATACCGTTGTCGAAAAAACAAGCAGTACAAGTTCGTTAATGCTGGAAATAGCAGAAGCATCCCAAATGCAAAGCGACCATATAAATCAACTCAATATAGGCGTTGATCAGATTTCCAGCGTAGTGCAGGCTAACTCGGCAACTGCTGAAGAAATTGCCGCATCAAGTGAAGAGTTATCCGGACAAGCCAATTCATTGATGGAAATGGTAGGTAAATATAAATTCTACTAA